Proteins encoded together in one Flavobacteriales bacterium window:
- a CDS encoding T9SS type A sorting domain-containing protein, translating to MKHMRHWWLCFMLMALGTIHAAHAQQPFDLDTAFRTPISERYVNSILPQADGKLILSGRMLFPGALNEHLLVRIEPNGELDPTYYASSLGGGKLRFWNGLAYVGANSTVRRILPNGYVDPSFIGMNTGPYFSSGQGGDYHVYPDGRVLMSWLHVLSDSIRGFEGFYCLVWFTNTGYLDTTQTHRTSDNAISSIHQQPDGKFLLSGIFTTYEGQPVGRIFRVHPDGALDTTFQTDFDWGEANAISVLGDGRILASGYMIRDGISDTLRMIRLMPDGSLDPTFNNDLSAPVEGLGNYSTLRHTLLVDGRIVLHGGFYQVDGEPRSGIAMLTPDGELSDDAFAGGGCGNYFDQLNNTNVHSSRGMALAHDGSWYIHGSYHGYDDGTVNDSTQRFVSRLYGLDVGVQEPQAPWPGELTLHPNPAGTSTTVQFSSAATRELTLVLRDPLGRLVHTERLPYGQSAHSIELTHLPEGVYLISVEGTAAPFAPARLVVSR from the coding sequence ATGAAGCACATGCGCCACTGGTGGCTGTGCTTCATGCTCATGGCACTTGGGACCATTCATGCGGCACATGCGCAACAACCTTTTGATCTGGACACCGCATTCAGGACTCCGATATCGGAGCGATACGTGAACTCCATCCTACCGCAAGCCGACGGCAAGTTGATCCTCTCCGGCCGCATGCTCTTCCCCGGGGCGTTGAATGAGCACCTTCTCGTGCGTATCGAACCGAACGGTGAGCTTGACCCCACCTACTATGCAAGCAGCCTAGGCGGGGGTAAGCTTAGATTCTGGAACGGTCTGGCCTATGTGGGAGCCAATAGTACCGTGCGCCGGATCTTGCCCAATGGATACGTCGATCCATCGTTCATTGGTATGAATACTGGACCGTACTTCTCCTCCGGCCAAGGCGGCGACTACCACGTGTACCCCGATGGTCGTGTGCTGATGTCCTGGCTCCATGTCCTGAGCGACAGTATCCGCGGCTTCGAGGGCTTCTATTGCCTAGTGTGGTTCACCAATACCGGATATCTGGACACCACGCAGACGCACCGAACCAGCGATAACGCCATCTCCTCGATCCACCAGCAGCCCGACGGCAAATTCCTCCTCAGCGGTATCTTCACCACCTACGAAGGACAACCAGTAGGTCGGATCTTCCGGGTACACCCGGACGGTGCATTGGACACCACCTTTCAAACTGACTTTGATTGGGGGGAGGCGAATGCGATATCCGTGTTAGGGGATGGGCGGATCCTGGCGAGCGGCTATATGATCCGCGATGGCATCTCGGATACCTTAAGGATGATCCGCTTAATGCCGGATGGTTCACTGGACCCTACCTTCAATAATGACCTCAGCGCCCCGGTCGAGGGTCTTGGCAACTACTCCACGCTACGGCACACCCTGCTTGTCGACGGTCGCATCGTTCTTCACGGTGGCTTCTACCAGGTGGACGGTGAGCCACGCAGTGGCATTGCCATGTTAACCCCGGACGGCGAGCTAAGCGATGATGCCTTCGCTGGTGGCGGGTGTGGAAACTACTTCGACCAGCTCAACAACACCAATGTGCACTCCTCGAGGGGAATGGCGCTCGCCCATGACGGTTCGTGGTACATCCACGGCAGCTACCATGGCTACGACGACGGCACGGTCAACGACAGCACCCAGCGCTTCGTGAGCCGCTTGTACGGGTTGGATGTGGGGGTGCAGGAACCGCAAGCGCCATGGCCCGGTGAGCTGACCCTGCATCCGAACCCAGCCGGAACATCCACCACGGTGCAGTTCAGCTCAGCGGCAACACGTGAATTGACCCTCGTCCTTCGCGATCCGCTTGGGCGCTTGGTCCATACGGAACGCCTACCCTACGGTCAGTCCGCGCACAGCATTGAACTGACGCACCTTCCGGAGGGGGTCTACCTGATCTCCGTGGAAGGCACCGCTGCCCCGTTCGCCCCAGCGCGACTGGTGGTCTCGCGCTAG
- a CDS encoding VOC family protein, which translates to MNDQSNALNWFEIAVADIDRAQRFYEAVFGIHMEPMEFPGLQMRAFPADSMNGKAGGALAKSDNHKPSAEGAIIYLNANPDLSGPLGRVEANGGKVLMPKTHISDDIGHMAFFLDTEGNAVAMHSQG; encoded by the coding sequence ATGAACGACCAAAGCAACGCCCTGAACTGGTTCGAGATCGCCGTGGCCGACATCGATCGCGCGCAGCGCTTCTACGAGGCCGTCTTCGGCATCCACATGGAACCGATGGAGTTCCCCGGGCTGCAGATGCGCGCCTTTCCGGCGGACAGTATGAACGGCAAGGCCGGCGGCGCCCTGGCCAAGAGCGACAACCACAAGCCCAGCGCCGAAGGCGCCATCATCTACTTGAACGCCAACCCCGACCTGTCCGGGCCCTTGGGCCGCGTGGAGGCCAACGGCGGCAAGGTGCTCATGCCCAAGACCCACATCAGCGACGACATCGGCCACATGGCCTTCTTCCTGGACACCGAAGGGAACGCCGTGGCGATGCACTCGCAGGGGTAG
- a CDS encoding MCE family protein: MPKLKREYSIALMVIAGALLLVFGVNYLKGLDLLQRRNVYHAVYTDISGIAETSPLLLNGYKVGSVVGTDLLPGPGGLIVVSFQLNKDDLKLPRDTRIRIKGDLLNKWTELMLGDSAVLAEPGDTLMGDVTPGLTEALGQQIDPLKRKAETMLVSVDSVLTAFQQVLNPKARNDIDSSLSSIRSTLGSLDKAARQLNELIAVERQTISATLGNLESVSGNLRDNNVQITRILQNLDTTAAILANGSIQRTLASLDSTMAEARTIMGGLREGNGTLGQLMTDDSLYRNLERASNELDLLLEDVRLNPNRYVHVSVFGKKDKLPKLSDSDVQRIGDAVRNGTTE; the protein is encoded by the coding sequence TTGCCGAAGCTCAAACGGGAGTACTCCATCGCCCTGATGGTCATCGCTGGAGCGCTGCTCCTGGTCTTCGGCGTCAACTACCTCAAGGGGCTTGACCTGCTGCAGCGGCGCAATGTGTACCACGCCGTCTACACCGACATCTCGGGCATCGCCGAGACCTCACCGCTGCTGCTCAACGGATACAAGGTGGGCAGCGTGGTGGGCACCGACCTGCTGCCGGGCCCCGGCGGGCTCATCGTGGTCTCCTTCCAATTGAACAAGGACGACCTGAAGCTGCCGCGCGACACGCGCATCCGCATCAAGGGCGACCTGCTGAACAAGTGGACCGAGCTGATGCTGGGCGACAGCGCGGTGCTCGCCGAACCGGGCGACACGCTCATGGGCGACGTCACCCCGGGCCTCACCGAGGCGCTGGGCCAGCAGATCGACCCGCTGAAGCGCAAGGCCGAGACCATGCTGGTGAGCGTCGATTCGGTGCTCACCGCCTTCCAGCAGGTGCTGAACCCCAAGGCCCGCAACGACATCGACAGCAGCCTGTCGAGCATCCGGTCCACGCTGGGATCGTTGGACAAGGCCGCCCGGCAGCTCAACGAGCTGATCGCCGTGGAGCGCCAGACCATCAGCGCCACGCTGGGCAACCTGGAGAGCGTGAGCGGCAACCTGCGCGACAACAACGTGCAGATCACCCGCATCCTGCAGAACCTGGACACCACCGCCGCCATCCTGGCCAACGGCAGCATCCAGCGCACGCTGGCCTCGCTGGACAGCACCATGGCCGAGGCGCGCACCATCATGGGCGGCCTGCGCGAGGGCAACGGCACCCTGGGCCAGCTGATGACCGACGACAGCCTGTACCGCAACCTGGAGCGGGCCAGCAACGAGCTGGACCTGCTGCTGGAGGACGTGCGGCTGAACCCGAACCGCTACGTGCATGTTTCCGTGTTCGGGAAGAAGGACAAGCTGCCGAAGCTGAGCGACAGCGACGTGCAACGCATCGGCGACGCGGTGCGCAACGGAACGACGGAATGA
- a CDS encoding aminodeoxychorismate/anthranilate synthase component II translates to MRILLLDNYDSFTWNLHHLLAPHAEVDVVLNDAITVDEAARYDRIVISPGPGLPNEAGITRPLLAALLPTHPVLGVCLGLQALVELCGGTLYNQARVMHGVPVDCLPEEPRDPLFAGLPDRFPVGLYHSWAADPDTLPTDLRITARSEHGVIMAVRHARYPACGVQFHPESVLTPEGGRIIRNWLNAPSG, encoded by the coding sequence GTGCGCATCCTCCTGCTCGACAACTACGACAGCTTCACCTGGAACCTGCACCACCTGCTGGCGCCGCATGCCGAGGTGGACGTGGTGCTCAACGATGCCATCACGGTGGACGAGGCGGCGCGCTACGACCGCATCGTCATCTCGCCGGGTCCCGGCCTGCCGAACGAGGCGGGCATCACCAGGCCGCTGCTGGCGGCCCTCCTGCCCACGCACCCGGTGCTGGGCGTGTGCCTGGGCCTGCAGGCGCTGGTGGAGCTGTGCGGCGGCACGCTCTACAACCAGGCGCGGGTGATGCATGGCGTACCGGTGGACTGCCTGCCGGAGGAGCCGCGCGATCCGCTCTTCGCCGGCCTGCCCGATCGGTTCCCCGTGGGCCTCTACCACAGCTGGGCCGCCGATCCGGACACGCTGCCGACGGACCTGCGCATCACCGCCCGCAGCGAGCACGGCGTCATCATGGCGGTGCGGCATGCGCGGTACCCGGCCTGCGGGGTGCAGTTCCATCCGGAGAGCGTGCTGACGCCGGAAGGGGGGCGGATCATCCGCAACTGGCTCAACGCGCCGTCCGGTTGA
- a CDS encoding DUF4260 domain-containing protein — translation MKNLLRLEELTQFLLCAGTLMAADVAWWVYPLLLLGPDIGMLGYLVSPRVGAITYNLLHHKAVAALVLAFANPGLMEVVTLWQVDMGVLRATPPLIAGLVLYGHASMDRIFGYGLKFGDSFQHTHLGWIGRKNGE, via the coding sequence ATGAAGAACCTGCTCCGTCTCGAAGAGCTCACCCAGTTCCTGCTGTGCGCGGGTACGCTGATGGCCGCTGATGTGGCGTGGTGGGTGTACCCGCTGCTACTGCTAGGGCCTGACATCGGCATGCTGGGCTACCTGGTGAGCCCGCGGGTGGGCGCCATCACCTACAACCTGCTCCACCACAAGGCGGTCGCCGCGCTGGTGCTGGCGTTCGCCAACCCGGGCCTGATGGAGGTGGTCACGTTGTGGCAGGTGGACATGGGCGTGCTGCGCGCCACCCCGCCGCTGATCGCCGGCCTCGTCCTGTATGGCCACGCGAGCATGGACCGCATCTTCGGCTACGGCCTCAAGTTCGGCGATAGCTTCCAGCACACGCACCTGGGGTGGATCGGCCGCAAGAACGGCGAGTGA
- a CDS encoding N-acetylmuramoyl-L-alanine amidase, with the protein MHRAGAIRGPKIGLRVRGTSPAARAVVRIVLTACAALLLPARTMPQGPAMGDVNRIRTVVLDAGHGGKDPGNLGTGRYKTTEKHVSLNVAKLLGKYITEAFPDVKVVYTREDDRFIELRERCNIANRAKADVFISIHCNANDNKEPHGCETYVMGLHKTEANMKVAQKENAAILLEDGHELKYDGYDPTDPESMIALSLRQNVHLDHSLLLSALIQKQFKDRVGRPDRGVKQAGFLVISYTTMPSVLIELGFLTNANEEDFLQGDQGQDYMASAIYRAFKEYKATVEGVELTAPAPVVDTPKPPVPEPAASGVRFKVQVVTSSKRIEPTAKNFKGLEGAEEHRGNELYRYTVGDEPTLERARAVQKLCREKGYDGAFIVAFRDGVRIDLQEAVKFAQGQ; encoded by the coding sequence ATGCATCGCGCCGGCGCCATTCGCGGGCCGAAAATAGGGCTTCGCGTCCGGGGGACTTCCCCGGCCGCCAGGGCGGTGGTACGCATCGTGCTGACCGCGTGCGCGGCGCTGCTGCTGCCTGCACGGACCATGCCACAGGGCCCCGCCATGGGCGACGTCAACCGCATCCGCACGGTGGTGCTGGACGCGGGCCACGGCGGCAAGGACCCCGGCAACCTCGGCACCGGGCGCTACAAGACCACCGAGAAGCACGTGTCGCTCAATGTGGCCAAGCTCCTGGGCAAATACATCACCGAGGCCTTCCCCGATGTGAAGGTGGTGTACACCCGCGAGGACGACCGCTTCATCGAACTGCGCGAGCGCTGCAACATCGCCAACCGCGCCAAGGCCGACGTCTTCATCAGCATCCACTGCAACGCCAACGACAACAAGGAACCGCATGGCTGCGAGACCTACGTGATGGGCCTGCACAAGACCGAGGCCAACATGAAGGTGGCGCAGAAGGAGAACGCGGCCATCCTGCTGGAGGACGGGCACGAGCTGAAGTACGACGGCTACGACCCCACCGACCCGGAGAGCATGATCGCCCTGAGCCTGCGGCAGAACGTGCACCTGGACCACAGCCTGCTGCTCAGTGCCCTCATCCAGAAGCAGTTCAAGGACCGGGTGGGGCGGCCGGACCGCGGGGTGAAACAGGCCGGCTTCCTGGTGATCAGCTACACCACCATGCCCAGCGTGCTCATCGAGCTGGGCTTCCTCACCAACGCCAACGAGGAGGACTTCCTGCAGGGCGACCAGGGCCAGGACTACATGGCCTCCGCCATCTACCGTGCCTTCAAGGAGTACAAGGCCACCGTGGAGGGCGTGGAGCTCACCGCGCCGGCGCCCGTGGTGGACACGCCCAAGCCCCCCGTACCCGAGCCGGCCGCCTCGGGCGTACGCTTCAAGGTGCAGGTGGTCACCTCCAGCAAACGCATCGAGCCCACGGCGAAGAACTTCAAGGGCCTGGAGGGCGCGGAGGAGCACCGCGGCAATGAGCTGTACCGCTACACGGTGGGCGACGAGCCTACGCTGGAGCGGGCGCGGGCCGTGCAGAAGCTGTGCCGGGAGAAGGGATACGACGGCGCCTTCATCGTGGCCTTCCGCGATGGCGTCCGGATCGATCTGCAGGAAGCCGTTAAATTCGCCCAGGGCCAATAA
- a CDS encoding LPS-assembly protein LptD codes for MVASGPPALGQALDAPVTYNARDSIRYDLQQQIVYLFGAAQVQYKGVALTADRIEYHFKNEEARAHGVPDSSGAVVGKPAFDQEGHRIEADSIRYNFRTQKGLIKEVRTSEQETYVQARVSKRHGDGEVHSKGGLLTTCDRPRPHYHFRASRMMVIPDDKIVTGAAVMKVGPVPTPIAIPFGFFPNKRGGTSGVLMPTYGESPTLGFFLLNGGYYRLLGEHADLSVTGDIYSRGSWALRASTRYRTRYRYNGALQVDHSTQRNSIPDYPDFSRQRNFFVKWNHTMDTRASLSDRFTASVHVGTSNNFRNNFNSSTIDYLSNTFQSNIGWTHLWPGKPFTLAVNLRHAQNTGNRSFNLTVPALTFNMSRILPFQRRVSTGRWFEQIGVAYALAFDNQLNTTEERLYWANLPTLMRELRNGVRQGATLSSAFKTRFFTVNPEFTITERWYFERLRQEYYAEGDTVLANEVPGFTRNGDWVAAATMTSKLYGMYQFSGRWLKAVRHVLTPSVRLSYRPDLDPTVDVFAPDGSVASTYNPFQNGIYGSSPAGESGQVGLGLIQSLEAKVRNAKAGEEDQQAFRKVKLLDFVGLNTSYDWIRDSLNWSPVNLSARTTLLNRVNVNFVSVWDPYAVNAQGQRIERAEVDRSGALARLTAMNVAVGFDLKSKRYGQAPAAPGEQPVVGESDPNKGAAIDFNMPWRLSVNYSYDLNPSYVDGLEDQERQSVLFNGDVTLFKYWKLGVSSGYDVVAGEWTPSSLNLYWDLHCWEFNVNWIPNGIRQSISLQLNVKASVLRDLRYQWTRPIGNDNLLR; via the coding sequence TTGGTTGCCTCCGGCCCGCCGGCCCTGGGCCAGGCGCTGGACGCCCCGGTGACCTACAACGCCCGCGACAGCATCCGGTACGACCTGCAGCAGCAGATCGTGTACCTCTTCGGCGCCGCCCAGGTGCAGTACAAGGGCGTGGCGCTCACGGCGGACCGCATCGAGTACCACTTCAAGAACGAGGAGGCCCGGGCCCATGGTGTGCCCGACAGCAGCGGTGCGGTGGTGGGCAAGCCCGCCTTCGACCAGGAGGGCCACCGCATCGAGGCCGACAGCATCCGCTACAACTTCCGCACGCAGAAGGGGCTGATCAAGGAGGTGCGCACCAGCGAGCAGGAGACCTACGTGCAGGCCCGGGTGAGCAAGCGCCACGGCGACGGCGAGGTGCACAGCAAGGGCGGACTGCTCACCACCTGCGACCGGCCCCGGCCGCATTACCACTTCCGCGCCAGCCGCATGATGGTGATCCCCGACGACAAGATCGTCACCGGCGCGGCCGTGATGAAGGTGGGGCCCGTGCCCACGCCGATCGCGATCCCCTTCGGCTTCTTCCCCAACAAGCGCGGCGGCACCAGCGGCGTGCTGATGCCCACCTACGGGGAAAGCCCCACGCTGGGCTTCTTCCTGCTCAACGGCGGCTATTACCGGCTGCTGGGCGAGCACGCCGACCTGAGCGTGACGGGCGACATCTACAGCCGCGGCAGCTGGGCCCTGCGCGCCAGCACCCGCTACCGCACCCGCTACCGCTACAACGGCGCCCTGCAGGTGGACCACAGCACGCAGCGCAACAGCATCCCCGACTACCCCGACTTCAGCCGGCAGCGCAACTTCTTCGTGAAGTGGAACCACACCATGGACACCCGCGCCAGCCTGAGCGACCGCTTCACCGCCAGCGTACACGTGGGCACCAGCAACAACTTCCGCAACAACTTCAACAGCAGCACGATCGATTACCTGAGCAACACCTTCCAGAGCAACATCGGCTGGACGCACCTGTGGCCGGGAAAGCCCTTCACCCTGGCGGTGAACCTGCGGCACGCCCAGAACACCGGCAACCGCTCCTTCAACCTCACCGTGCCGGCGCTCACCTTCAACATGAGCCGCATCCTGCCCTTTCAGCGGCGCGTGTCCACCGGGCGGTGGTTCGAGCAGATCGGCGTGGCCTACGCACTGGCCTTCGACAACCAGTTGAACACCACCGAGGAGCGGCTCTACTGGGCCAACCTGCCCACCCTGATGCGCGAGCTGCGCAACGGCGTGCGGCAGGGCGCCACCCTGAGCTCGGCGTTCAAGACGCGCTTCTTCACGGTGAACCCGGAATTCACCATCACCGAGCGCTGGTACTTCGAGCGGCTGCGGCAGGAGTACTACGCCGAAGGCGACACCGTGCTCGCCAACGAGGTGCCGGGCTTCACGCGCAACGGCGACTGGGTGGCGGCGGCCACCATGACGAGCAAGCTTTACGGCATGTACCAGTTCAGCGGCCGTTGGTTGAAGGCCGTGCGGCACGTGCTGACGCCGAGCGTGCGGCTGAGCTACCGCCCCGACCTGGACCCCACGGTGGACGTGTTCGCGCCCGACGGGTCCGTGGCCTCCACCTACAACCCCTTCCAGAACGGCATCTACGGCTCGTCGCCCGCGGGCGAGAGCGGCCAGGTGGGCCTGGGCCTCATCCAGAGCCTGGAAGCCAAGGTGCGCAACGCCAAGGCGGGCGAGGAGGACCAGCAGGCCTTCCGCAAGGTGAAGCTGCTCGACTTCGTGGGCCTGAACACCAGCTACGACTGGATCCGCGACTCGCTCAACTGGTCGCCCGTGAACCTCAGCGCCCGCACCACCCTGCTGAACCGCGTGAACGTGAACTTCGTGAGCGTGTGGGACCCCTACGCGGTGAACGCGCAGGGCCAGCGCATCGAACGCGCCGAGGTGGACCGCAGCGGCGCCCTCGCCCGCCTCACCGCCATGAACGTGGCCGTGGGCTTCGACCTGAAGAGCAAGCGCTACGGCCAGGCCCCCGCCGCGCCGGGCGAGCAGCCCGTGGTGGGCGAGTCGGACCCCAACAAGGGCGCCGCCATCGACTTCAACATGCCGTGGCGCCTGAGCGTGAACTACAGCTACGACCTGAACCCCAGCTACGTGGACGGCCTCGAGGACCAGGAGCGCCAGAGCGTGCTGTTCAACGGCGACGTCACCCTGTTCAAGTACTGGAAGCTCGGGGTGTCCAGCGGCTATGATGTGGTGGCCGGTGAATGGACGCCCAGCTCGTTGAACCTGTACTGGGACCTGCACTGCTGGGAGTTCAACGTGAACTGGATCCCCAACGGCATCCGCCAGAGCATCAGCCTGCAGCTGAACGTGAAGGCCAGCGTGCTGCGCGACCTGCGCTACCAGTGGACGCGGCCCATCGGCAACGACAACCTGTTGCGATGA